From one Felis catus isolate Fca126 chromosome E2, F.catus_Fca126_mat1.0, whole genome shotgun sequence genomic stretch:
- the DPF1 gene encoding zinc finger protein neuro-d4 isoform X5, with protein MGGLSARPSAGRTDPAGTCWGQDPGSKMATVIPGPLSLGEDFYREAIEHCRSYNARLCAERSLRLPFLDSQTGVAQNNCYIWMEKTHRGPGLAPGQIYTYPARCWRKKRRLNILEDPRLRPCEYKIDCEAPLKKEGGLPEGPVLEALLCAETGEKKIELKEEETIMDCQKQQLLEFPHDLEVEDLEDDIPRRKNRAKGKAYGIGGLRKRQDTASLEDRDKPYVCDICGKRYKNRPGLSYHYTHTHLAEEEGEENAERHALPFHRKNNHKPKKAPDGTVIPNGYCDFCLGGSKKTGCPEDLISCADCGRSGHPSCLQFTVNMTAAVRTYRWQCIECKSCSLCGTSENDGASWAGLTPQDQLLFCDDCDRGYHMYCLSPPMAEPPEGERRGSWSCHLCLRHLKEKASAYITLT; from the exons ATGGGCGGCCTCAGCGCCCGCCCGAGCGCTGGGAGGACCGACCCGGCGGGGACCTGCTGGGGGCAGGACCCGGGGAGCAAGATGGCCACGGTCATCCCCGGCCCCCTGAG CCTAGGCGAGGACTTCTACCGCGAGGCCATTGAGCACTGCCGCAGCTACAACGCGCGCCTGTGCGCTGAGCGCAGCCTGCGCCTGCCCTTCCTCGACTCGCAGACCGGCGTGGCCCAGAACAACTGCTACATCTGGATGGAAAAGACCCACCGCGGCCCTG GTCTGGCCCCGGGACAGATCTACACGTACCCCGCGCGCTGTTGGAGAAAGAAACGGAGACTTAACATCCTGGAGGACCCCAGACTCCGGCCCTGCGAGTACAAGATCG ATTGTGAGGCACCCCTGAAGAAGGAGGGTGGCCTCCCCGAAGGGCCTGTCCTTGAGGCGCTACTGTGTGCTGAGACAGGGGAGAAGAAGATTGAGTTGAAGGAGGAGGAGACCATTATGGACTGCCAG AAACAGCAGCTGCTGGAGTTTCCACATGATCTCGAGGTGGAAGACTTGGAGGATGACATTCCCAGGAGGAAGAACAGGGCTAAAGGAAAG GCATATGGCATCGGGGGTCTCCGGAAACGCCAGGACACCGCATCCCTGGAGGACCGAGACAAGCCGTATGTCTGTGATA TCTGTGGGAAACGGTATAAGAACCGGCCAGGGCTCAGCTACCACTACACCCACACCCACCTggctgaggaggagggggaggagaacgCCGAGCGCCACGCCCTGCCCTTCCACCGGAAAAACAACCATAAAC CCAAGAAGGCGCCCGATGGCACTGTCATCCCCAACGGCTACTGTGActtctgcctgggtggctccaagaAGACGGGGTGTCCCGAGGACCTCATCTCCTGTGCTGACTGTGGGCGATCAG GACACCCCTCATGTTTACAGTTTACGGTGAACATGACGGCGGCCGTGCGGACCTACCGCTGGCAGTGCATCGAGTGCAAGTCCTGCAGCCTGTGCGGCACCTCGGAGAACGAC GGTGCCAGCTGGGCGGGTCTCACCCCCCAGGACCAGCTGCTGTTTTGTGACGACTGCGATCGGGGTTACCACATGTACTGCCTGAGCCCCCCCATGGCGGAGCCCCCGGAAGGTGAGAGAAGAG GGAGCTGGAGTTGTCACCTCTGTCTTCGGCACCTGAAAGAGAAGGCCTCTGCCTACATCACCCTCACCTAG
- the DPF1 gene encoding zinc finger protein neuro-d4 isoform X7, whose protein sequence is MGGLSARPSAGRTDPAGTCWGQDPGSKMATVIPGPLSLGEDFYREAIEHCRSYNARLCAERSLRLPFLDSQTGVAQNNCYIWMEKTHRGPGLAPGQIYTYPARCWRKKRRLNILEDPRLRPCEYKIDCEAPLKKEGGLPEGPVLEALLCAETGEKKIELKEEETIMDCQKQQLLEFPHDLEVEDLEDDIPRRKNRAKGKAYGIGGLRKRQDTASLEDRDKPYVCDICGKRYKNRPGLSYHYTHTHLAEEEGEENAERHALPFHRKNNHKPKKAPDGTVIPNGYCDFCLGGSKKTGCPEDLISCADCGRSGHPSCLQFTVNMTAAVRTYRWQCIECKSCSLCGTSENDDQLLFCDDCDRGYHMYCLSPPMAEPPEGSWSCHLCLRHLKEKASAYITLT, encoded by the exons ATGGGCGGCCTCAGCGCCCGCCCGAGCGCTGGGAGGACCGACCCGGCGGGGACCTGCTGGGGGCAGGACCCGGGGAGCAAGATGGCCACGGTCATCCCCGGCCCCCTGAG CCTAGGCGAGGACTTCTACCGCGAGGCCATTGAGCACTGCCGCAGCTACAACGCGCGCCTGTGCGCTGAGCGCAGCCTGCGCCTGCCCTTCCTCGACTCGCAGACCGGCGTGGCCCAGAACAACTGCTACATCTGGATGGAAAAGACCCACCGCGGCCCTG GTCTGGCCCCGGGACAGATCTACACGTACCCCGCGCGCTGTTGGAGAAAGAAACGGAGACTTAACATCCTGGAGGACCCCAGACTCCGGCCCTGCGAGTACAAGATCG ATTGTGAGGCACCCCTGAAGAAGGAGGGTGGCCTCCCCGAAGGGCCTGTCCTTGAGGCGCTACTGTGTGCTGAGACAGGGGAGAAGAAGATTGAGTTGAAGGAGGAGGAGACCATTATGGACTGCCAG AAACAGCAGCTGCTGGAGTTTCCACATGATCTCGAGGTGGAAGACTTGGAGGATGACATTCCCAGGAGGAAGAACAGGGCTAAAGGAAAG GCATATGGCATCGGGGGTCTCCGGAAACGCCAGGACACCGCATCCCTGGAGGACCGAGACAAGCCGTATGTCTGTGATA TCTGTGGGAAACGGTATAAGAACCGGCCAGGGCTCAGCTACCACTACACCCACACCCACCTggctgaggaggagggggaggagaacgCCGAGCGCCACGCCCTGCCCTTCCACCGGAAAAACAACCATAAAC CCAAGAAGGCGCCCGATGGCACTGTCATCCCCAACGGCTACTGTGActtctgcctgggtggctccaagaAGACGGGGTGTCCCGAGGACCTCATCTCCTGTGCTGACTGTGGGCGATCAG GACACCCCTCATGTTTACAGTTTACGGTGAACATGACGGCGGCCGTGCGGACCTACCGCTGGCAGTGCATCGAGTGCAAGTCCTGCAGCCTGTGCGGCACCTCGGAGAACGAC GACCAGCTGCTGTTTTGTGACGACTGCGATCGGGGTTACCACATGTACTGCCTGAGCCCCCCCATGGCGGAGCCCCCGGAAG GGAGCTGGAGTTGTCACCTCTGTCTTCGGCACCTGAAAGAGAAGGCCTCTGCCTACATCACCCTCACCTAG